The following proteins are co-located in the Streptomyces sp. NBC_01198 genome:
- a CDS encoding N(5)-(carboxyethyl)ornithine synthase: MQQLTLGIMSHTRKENEHRLPVHPAHFDRIAADIRRNIFLESGYGEYFGVTDSALAPLVGGFRSRAELIAECDVILLAKPLHEDLGELREGQVLWGWPHCVQDEKVTQTAIDRRLTVIAFEAMNHWGRGGTFNLHVFHKNNELAGYSSVLHAMQLTGATGDYGRRQRAVVIGFGATARGAVTALSALGVHDVDVLTARGVTAVSSPIHSARIVHFDHDEADDTNDPRRSVALTEDGPVPLAGFLAQHDIIVNCVLQDTDSPLMFLIDDDLPALAPGSLVIDVSCDEGMGFEWARPTTFTDPMFTVGDNVHYYGVDHSPSYLWNSATWENSEALIPYLRPVLEGPAGWDGDETIRRAIEIRGGTVQNPKVLAFQHRSAQYPHPHE; this comes from the coding sequence TTGCAGCAGCTCACGCTCGGAATCATGTCGCACACCCGCAAGGAAAACGAGCACCGCCTGCCCGTTCACCCCGCACATTTCGACCGCATAGCCGCCGATATCCGCCGGAACATCTTTCTGGAGTCCGGTTACGGAGAATATTTCGGTGTCACGGACAGCGCGCTGGCGCCGCTGGTCGGCGGTTTCCGCTCCCGCGCCGAACTCATCGCAGAATGCGATGTCATCCTGCTGGCCAAACCGCTCCACGAGGACCTCGGAGAACTGCGCGAGGGCCAGGTGCTGTGGGGCTGGCCGCACTGCGTGCAGGACGAGAAGGTCACCCAGACCGCCATCGACCGCAGGCTGACCGTGATCGCCTTCGAGGCGATGAACCACTGGGGCCGCGGCGGCACCTTCAACCTGCACGTCTTCCACAAGAACAACGAGCTGGCCGGCTACTCCTCGGTCCTGCACGCGATGCAGCTGACCGGCGCCACCGGCGACTACGGGCGGCGGCAGCGCGCGGTGGTGATCGGCTTCGGCGCGACCGCCCGCGGCGCGGTGACCGCGCTCAGCGCGCTGGGCGTGCACGACGTCGACGTGCTGACGGCCCGCGGCGTCACCGCGGTGAGCTCGCCGATCCACTCGGCCCGCATCGTCCACTTCGACCACGACGAGGCCGACGACACCAACGACCCGCGGCGCAGCGTCGCCCTCACCGAGGACGGCCCCGTACCGCTGGCCGGATTCCTCGCCCAGCACGACATCATCGTCAACTGCGTGCTCCAGGACACCGACTCGCCGCTGATGTTCCTCATCGACGACGACCTTCCCGCGCTCGCTCCCGGAAGTCTCGTCATCGACGTCTCGTGCGACGAGGGCATGGGATTCGAATGGGCGCGGCCGACGACTTTCACCGACCCGATGTTCACCGTCGGCGACAACGTCCACTATTACGGCGTCGACCACAGCCCCTCCTATCTGTGGAATTCCGCCACCTGGGAGAACAGCGAGGCGCTGATCCCGTATCTGCGCCCGGTGCTCGAAGGCCCGGCAGGCTGGGACGGCGACGAGACGATCCGGCGGGCCATCGAGATCCGCGGCGGCACCGTGCAGAATCCGAAGGTGCTGGCCTTCCAGCACCGCTCGGCGCAGTACCCGCACCCGCACGAGTGA